One stretch of Rana temporaria chromosome 10, aRanTem1.1, whole genome shotgun sequence DNA includes these proteins:
- the LOC120916423 gene encoding phospholipase A2 inhibitor and Ly6/PLAUR domain-containing protein-like → MKSIIFSVFLLSLFLLPLILAEKTKCYVCHGVDSKTCEEKEKECEEGSDCITISEEFGSLGKKSASIYKRCALNFPCNTTFHVQSGNDVYLRLNTDCCSGPLCNSGNYNMPTENQTEPKGRLCPTCYAFNTMQGCNATKSSVCPGEDDECVRFRGTLKPPGGKDVDFSGKGCSSKEACKLDYSALIGMKITKQLEHTCYKPETTKPSN, encoded by the exons ATGAAGTCTATAATTTTCAgtgtcttccttctttctttattCCTGCTCCCACtca TTCTAGCTGAGAAGACAAAATGCTATGTCTGCCATGGTGTTGATTCCAAAACctgtgaagaaaaagaaaaggaatgtgAAGAAGGCAGTGATTGCATCACCATCTCTGAAGAATTTGGAAGCCTTG GTAAAAAGTCTGCATCCATCTATAAACGATGTGCACTGAACTTTCCTTGCAACACAACTTTTCATGTTCAGTCAGGCAATGATGTTTATCTAAGACTTAATACGGATTGTTGTAGTGGACCCCTGTGTAACTCTGGTAACTATAATA TGCCAACCGAAAATCAGACTGAACCGAAAGGCAGGTTATGTCCAACATGCTATGCGTTTAACACCATGCAAGGCTGTAATGCAACAAAATCATCAGTTTGTCCAGGAGAAGATGATGAGTGTGTACGTTTTCGTGGAACTCTTAAACCACCTG GTGGGAAGGATGTTGACTTCTCAGGAAAAGGGTGCAGTTCTAAGGAAGCTTGCAAATTGGACTACAGCGCACTGATTGGTATGAAAATAACTAAGCAACTGGAACACACGTGCTATAAACCTGAAACTACTAAACCATCAAATTAA